Sequence from the Thermocoleostomius sinensis A174 genome:
TGCTTTGACAAAGATCTCTTTTACAAAAGCTGAAACCTCAAGGATTTCAAGCTGCAAAAAATCAGGACGTTCTGCCTTTGCCAATAAAATTAGATCGTTGACAATTCGGCTCATGCGATCGAGTTCGTCCATCACTATCGACAGGGTTTCTTGCTGTTCTTGTGGGTCATCTCCCATCAGTTCCAAGTGTCCCTGAATGATAGTAATGGGAGTGCGAAGTTCGTGCCCTGCATCATTAATAAAGCTACGTTGGCTGGTGAAGGCATCTTGCAACCGGCTCATCATGGCATTAAACGTGGTAGCTAATTCAGCCATTTCACCCGAACCCTCTATAGTTGGCAACCGTTGCGATAGATCGGATTCGCCAATCGATCGAGCCGTGTCCACCAATTGCCGCACTGGGGTCAACAGTTGGGCAATGGCAAACCAAGCAATAATAGACGCAATCAACACTACCCCAACCGCTACGTGGGCAAACACTATCACGCTGTCGAGTGCTTCTTGCCTTTCTCCGACTGTTGTATGTGCAACAACAAACGCGCCCTGAATTCGCCCCTGCATAACCAACGGTTGAGCAATGTATAGAATATTCCCGATTTCAGAGTCGGTTGTTGCGTATTTACCTGAAATGGGATGTCCCAAGTTGCTCCACCGTTGAGATAAGGGGGAACCAGGCTGCAAAACCGCCGGTAAAACCATCGGATTTGATCGGTAAACCCGATCGCCGACTACAGCAATCAAAAAATTGTCATCTTGGGGCAATTGCTGCATCAAATATTGTTCTAAGAACGGCTGCAACTCAGCCGGATCTCGACGTTGCTCATGCTCCCATTGTCTGTACGTGCTGCGGAACGTTTGCATTTCTTGGTTTAAGTCACGCCGAACGCGCTCATCCACCTTATTGAACAGTAGAAATAGAAAAACTGGGATGGACGCAGCTGCAACCACCAACATCAACACTACATACATCAATAAAATACGAGTTCGCGTCTCTCCTAGAAATCGATGCCACCAATCGAACTTTCTGCCTAAATTGGGGGAGGCAATTCTCTTTGGAGGTTTGTTGAACGGAGTTGCCACTGCATCTATGGAGCGCGAGAAACGAGAGCACAAAAACGCGAAAAGCTACTAATCATTATTGTTAACTGCCTGTCATCGATCGGCTACTTCTATTAAACACAAGGTGATGAGGCTAAATCCTGCAAAGTTTCTTTCATGAGAAAACTCTCATGAAACTCTTAATTTTTTTTCATTTTTTACTCATGAAAAAGATCTCATTCCGGCTTCATGTCGCCTTCACAGACCGATGACAAAGTGTTAGATAGGCACAAGCTCCAAGCTAAGGAGGAATGTGTTCTTTTTGCTCGATCCCATACGGCACTCCCTGTTCTTGCGACCGCGAAGCCCAGACGCATACCTCATTACTTGCAACAGGAGAGGATAACAATGAGACTGATGGTTTACTCCCATGATGCTTTTGGATTGGGCAACATTCGCCGAATGCTGGCCATTTGTCAGTATTTAGTTCAAACAGTGCCAGATATTACAATCCTAGTTGTTTCTGGCTCACCAGCGCTGCACAGCTTACGTTTACCAAGCGGGGTAGACTACATTAAGCTTCCCTGTGTTGGGCGCGATCAAGCTGGTGAACTGACGGTTAAATTTCTAGAGACCGAAGTTCAAGAAACGATCAAGTTGCGATCGGAAATTATCTTGGCAGCCGCTACCAATTTTAAACCCGATCTGTTTTTGGTAGACAAGAAACCAGATGGGCTACAAGGAGAACTTAAAGATACATTAGCCTATGTGAAGGCGAACCATCCAGCAACGAAACTGGTATTACTATTGCGCGATATTCTTGATTGTTCAGATGTCACCATTCAACAGTGGCAACGATGCAATTATTACCAGCTAGTGGAATGGCTATATGATCAAGTTTGGGTAATTGGAACACGACAAATTTTTGATGTTTGTCAAGAATATGCCTTTCCCAAAGTTATAGCCGATAAGGTGCGATTTTGCGGCTACATTCGTCGATCGTCCAGCGGAATTTCTCGATCGACGTTGCGCTCTCAGCTTGGTATCCAGCCCCAAGACGCGTTTGTATTGGTTACGGCTGGTGGTGGTGGGGATGGGTTTGAGCTAATTGAAGCCTACCTAATGGGCTTAGCTGAAGAGAAGAACTATCCTGGTCAACTCAAAAGCTTGATTGTTTCAGGTCCAGAAATGCCATTGAACCAGCGGCAAGCCCTACTTCGCTTATCAACCAAGCATACCAATGTGCAAATTCGAGAATTTACGGATGATCTGATCAACTATATGAGTGCAGCGGATTTGGTGGTGTCGATGGCTGGACACAACACTATCAGCGAAATTTTGTCTCTGCGTAAACGGGCGATTGTCGTGCCGCGTGTGGCTCCAGTGGCAGAACAATGGATTCGGGCTGAACGCATGGCTAAGTTGGGATTATTTAAGGTGATCCATCCCCAGCACTTAACGGCTCATCGGTTAATTCAAACCGTTCTCGATGAGCTTGTTGCACCTGACCTAACCCAGTCACTCCAGGTAGATATGCAAGCCTTACCCCGTATTCTCAACTATCTTTCCTGGCTGTTGTCCGATCACCAAACTGTCGCTTGCTCTTTCCGTTCGTCGTTTCATAGTGATCAAATCCCGCACTTAGCCACTGCCGATCGGTGATTGTGACATTTCAAAATCTTCCAGAGAATCTTCCAGTCAATCTCTTAGGAAACCTTTCATGCGTTCTGTTGCTAATCACACTGTAATGATTGGATATCTACTGAAAACCTATCCAAAGTTATCAGAAACATTCATTCTCAATGAAATTCTGGAATTGGAGCGCCAAGGTTTACGTCTGCATCTCTTTTCACTACGTTCTCCTAGTGATAGTCAATGTCATCCAGGTGTGTCTCAGGTTAAGGCTGATGTTACATACCTTCCCACCTTGTTGCCTACATTCTCTTGGAAAGATGCGCGATCGCTACTATCGGCTCATCTGCAACTATTTTGGCAGCATCCGCTACGTTACATCCGCACACTATATTTTCATGGCAATCGCCTAGAAGAAAAACACTGGAATGAATTTTGGCAAGGTGGCTATTTAGCATTAAAAATGCAGCAGCTTGACATCGACTATCTGCATGTGCATTTCGCCAATATTCCAGCGGCAACAGCTGAAATTGCTAAGCATTTTTGTGGAGTGCCGTTCAGTATTACGGCTCATGCTAAGGATATTTATCTATCCGATTCAGCCACACTCGATCGCAAGTTTGCTACGGCTGAATTTGTTCTCACTTGCACAAACTTTAACCAGCAGTATCTTACAAAAATCGCAAACCACAATACTTCTATCCATCTGGCGTATCACGGCTTGGATTTACAGCAGTTTGCATTAAACGAATCAGATGTTTGTGTGGCTAATCTAGCTGATATGGCATCAGATTCTCTAGCTGCTTCTGTTCCCCATCTCCTCAGCGTTGGACGTTTCTGTGAAAAGAAAGGATTTTTTTATTTACTAGAAGCATGTCACTGGTTGAAGCAGCAGGGGTATGCGTTCCGCTGCACGATCGTCGGTTATGGGCCCTTGCAACCACAAATCGAGCGATTTATCCAAGAACATCACCTCACTCATATTGTGCATCTAGCCGGTAAACTCACCCAAGATCAACTGATTACCCTATATCATCAAGCCGATCTGTTCGTGCTGCCCTGCATTATCACTGAAGACGGCGATCGGGATGGTATTCCCAATGTCTTGCTAGAAGCAATGGCCATGCAGATTCCGGTTATCTCAACTCGGATCTCTGGAATTGCGGAACTAGTTGATTCTGGACGCACGGGAATTTTAGTACCACAGAAAGATGCGACCGCGTTAGCAGCCGCGATCGAGCAGTTGCTTTCACAGCCAGAATTGCGCAAGCAGTTGGGACAGGCAGGTTGCACAAAAGTACGCCAATGCTTTGCCCTTGATCGCAACGTTGAACAAGTTAAAAATTTGCTACTGCAAGCTTTGCAATTATCAAACACTGCTCGCTTACCCAAAGGATTGGGAGGCATTGGAGACTTGTCGCAAACATTGGAGGAAGCGATTCGATGAAACGGTTGATGTTCTATTGTCAGCATATTCTTGGTATTGGTCATTTGATTCGCAGCACAGAGATCGTGCGTGGATTGACGAATGATTTTCAAGTCTGCTTTATCAACGGTGGCGAAATCGTTAAGGGATTCGAGATTCCAGATAAAATTGAACTTGTGAACCTACCAGCCATCAAAACAGATACTGAATTTAGAGAATTACAGGTTCCAACGGGATTTCAAACAATTGACGAAGTCCTAGAATATCGTAGAGATCAGTTGCTTACTGCATTCAATCGCATTCAACCGGATGTGTTGATGATTGAATTGTTTCCATTTGGGAGACGCCGATTTTCTGCTGAACTGCTTCCCCTACTCGATCGTGCTAAAGCTCACGGTACAAAAATTGTGTGCAGTCTGCGGGATATTGTGGTGACGAAGCAAGATCAAGTGCGTCACGAAGAGAAAGTATGCAAGCTGATAAATCGTTACTTTGATCTGCTATTGATTCATGGTGATCCCGCCTTTATTCCTCTAGAAGCCAGCTTTTCGCGCACCCAGGATCTCAACTGTAACGTTCACTATACAGGTTATGTGGTGCAGCAAGGAGTAGGGATTAGGGAACAGAAAATAGGAAATGGGAAACAGGCAGCATCTACCCATCTGCCAACACCTCTAATTCTTACAAGTGTTGGCGGTGGTCGCTTTGGTCATGATTTACTCAAGTGCGTTGCAGAAGCTAGCAAGGTACTGGAAACTAAAATTCCACATCACATTCAACTGTTTACGGGTCCGTTTGCTCCTGATGAAGTGTTTGAGCAGTTGCAGACGATCGCCCAACATCGCCACAACCTAACCGTCGATCGCTATACCCCCAACCTACTGGCATACATGCAACAGGCAGATTTATCGATCAGCATGGCAGGGTACAACACCACGATGAATGTATTAACAACTGGGGTGCGATCGATGCTGTTGCCGTTTACAGGCAATGACGATCAGGAACAGACAATTCGATCGCAGCGGCTAGAGCAATTGGGGGTGGTGACATTGATTCGTCCGAGCGATCTTCACCCTGAAGCCTTCGCCGATCGCATTATTGAGTGCCTGCAAACATCTCCAACTTCAATGCAGTTTGATCTAGGCGGAGTTAAAAAAACAGCAAATTTGATTCGAGCGATCGTTCACAAACAGCCCGTGATTGTATAGAACGTCATTCACTGTAGAAATCTAACTAGGAATCTATTTATGAAAACACCGAAAGTTTGTATTACCACACTTGAATTTCCACCGGATGTTGGCGGTGTAGGCGAGTCAGTTCACCGCATTGCTCAAATTCTGTTTGATTTAGGGTATGAAGTGCATGTCGCTGTGTTTCACTCTAAACAACGAAAGGATGAGGGATTTCGGCGCTCATCCTGTTCCACCATGATTCAAGATAATGTCATTGTTCATAGACTGGAACCTGCGAATCGATCGCATCAACCCATTATGCAAGATTACCTCAGCGAGGTTTATTTCTTGCTGAAGAAACTACATCAAGAGCATCAGTTTGATGTGTTTCATGCCTTCTTTGTCAACGAAACGGGATTCTTAACAACCCTGCTGGCCCAAGAACACAACGTGCCAGTTATTAACAGCATCCGGGGCAGCGATCTCCACAAGCATGTATTCAATCCGAAGCAACATGGGCAAATTGCCTGGACGCTAGAAAACTCGGCTTGGGTAACGTTCGTTAGCCGCGATCTGCAACAGCGAGCCAGTTTGTTAGCACCTGGTATTCGTCGTAAATCCTCCGCCTTCTGGAATTCCATTCAACCGATCGATTTTCGGCAATTGCCCACTCCTTTTTTGGTCAACCAGCTGCGTGGGACGGTGATTGGCACAGTAGGACGGTTTCGCGACAAGAAGGGGTTGGAGTTTTTGTTCGATGCCTGTGCCAAGCTCAAACAACAATTGGAATTTACGCTGCTGCTGGTTGGAGACTTTGCCGATCGCGAACGAGAATACTGGCAACAGGAGGTAGAAACCAGCGGCATTGCCGATCGCATTGTCATCACCGGGATGTTGGAGCGGCAACAAGCGCTGGCCTTTTTACCTCACATGAATATCTTTACCGTGCCGTCGCTACACGATGGTTGTCCTAATACATTGCTAGAAGCGATGTTGGCGGGTCAAGCCATTATTGGCACCAATGTGGATGCCATTGGTGAAATTTTGGAGGATGGGCAAGATGCTTTAGTGGTCAACCCAGGATCATCCGACGAACTCGCTGAAGCCATTCACTGGTTAGCTCGATCGCCAGAACTGCGGCAGCAGTTGGGTCAAGCTGCTAAACGCAAAGTTCTTGAGCAGCTTTCTCCGACTGTAGAACAAGCCCATTGGAACGCTGTATATCAACGAGTTTTGCTTCCCCGCTTGGCTTCAGTGGCGATCGGGTAGTTAAACAAATGACTCAAGGAGGATACGCTATGACAAATCCGCAAGTAACCATTGTTGTTTCCCCCCGCGAACGATTTAGCTATGCTCGTGAATCCTTGGAGAGCATCTACGCGAATACAACTATACCTTTTCGATTGGTTTACGTTGACGGTGGTTCTCCAGCCTATGTAAAGGAATATTTGCAGGAGCAATCTCGTCTTCGCAACTTTCACCTGATTCGCACCGAGCATTATTTATCACCAAATAAAGCCAGGAATTTAGGACTGAAAGAAGTTGATACCGAGTATGTTCTATTTATCGATAACGACGTACATGTATCTCCGAACTGGCTCGATTTTCTCTTGGAATGCGCGAGTGAGACTCAAGCTGATGTTATCTGTCCTTTGACTTGCATTGGGCAGCCTCTGCATCAAAAAATTCACTTAGCAGGCGGCGAGGCTCGTATTGTGCTGGAGGTAAAGGGCGAGAAGAAGCGGCGACGAGTGCATGAAAAACACTATTTTGTGAATCGTTCCGTAGCGGAGGTTCAGGATCAGTTACAGCGCCAACCGTGCGAATTTGCTGAATTTCACTGCATGTTGGTGCGCTCCTCAATCTTTGAAAAAACCGGGCCGTTGGATGAAGCACTGCTGAGTACTCGCGAACACATTGACTTTTGCTTAAGCGTGGCACAGGCAGGTGGAACTGTCTACTGCGAACCTGCTTCTGTCGTCACCTATGTGCCCGATGTGGTGTTCCGTTGGTCTGATTTATCCTACTTTATGCTGCGCTGGAGCGATGCTTGGGAAATGCAAAGCTTACAGCATTTCCGTGACAAGTGGGATCTGAAGAAAGATAGATATTTCAAGAAACGGTACGGTCGATTAGGGCATCGTCGTCATCAAGCGTTCCTGAAACCGCTTATGAAAAAGCTCACGTTTGGTCAATCTGTCCCTTGGTTAGAATCGCTGCTGATTTTCCTAGAGCGACAGTTGAATCACCTGATTACCGATCGCTATGCTCACAAGTATCCGCAACTTGTGTCTGTTCACCCCCAAACTACTGTTACAGCGCCCAAAACTCTGGTTGCCTCCTCTCGTTAACTAGACTCAGGAGATTGCAAATCGTATCTAAATCCCCTCGCCCCTCTTATAGCCATTGCCAGATAAGCCATCACCACAGATAGACCAGCCCCAGGTAAGGGTAGTTCGCACACTGCCCTTACAGAAATTTGTGGTTTATGCGAGTGAGAACTCTTGTAAAAGGAAATCAAATCTGTGATTAAGCCACAATCAAGATTTGTATACACGGTAGCCTATTGTCACTGTCATTTATCACCATCATTCACTAATTTCAGCCGTTGAGAAACAACCATCATGGCAAAGCCTAAGAGTATCAAAGCCGCGTTACCTGGAATTGGGCGCATTCTTCATAAATTTGCGCCCCAGATCCGCAAACAGCAAGCCTTACTCTGCGTTTCATTCATTGCTCTGGTGCTGGAAACCGTGATGCGCTTGTTGGAGCCATGGCCCCTGAAATTTATTTTTGATCAGGTCATTTTGCCTCAATTTGAATCGGGAGCACCAGCTGTTGAAATCTTGGCCAATGTACAACCGATGGTGTTACTGACCGGGTTGTGTGTAGCGCTTGTTCTGATTGCGGGACTACGGGGCGCAACCGCTTATCTCAGTACTGTTGGGTTAGCGATCGCGGCCACGCGCATTGTTACAGATGTACGAGCGAATCTTTACAGTCATCTGCAACGACTATCGCTGTCGTTCCATAGCAAAGCCAAAAGTGGCGATTTAATTACCCGTGTCACCTATGATGTTGAACGCCTACGAGAAGTGGCGGTGGTGGCAGCGTTACCTTTGTTTTCCAACATGCTGACGGTGGTAGGCATGATTGGTGTCATGTTTTTTCTCAACTGGGAATTAGCGCTGATTGCGATCGCGATCGGGCCGCTTTTTCTGCTGTCGTCAGTACGCATGAGCCGCAAAATTCGAGAAGTGGCACGAGTTCAACGCAAGCGAGAAGGAGCCATGGCAGCCGTAGCTGCTGAATCGATGGGAGCAATCAAAGTTGTGCAAGCTCTATCGCTGCAAACTATGCTGGAGCAAAATTTCTCGACGCACAACCAGAAGAGTTTACGAGAAGCTGCACAGGCACAAAAGCTCAGCGCTGGTTTAGAGCGCACGGTAGAGGTGTTGGTGGCAATTTCAACCGCTTTGGTGTTGTGGCGAGGATCGCTGCTCGTGTTACGGCAAGCAGTAACACCGGGAGATTTGTTAGTTTTCACCACGTATCTTAAGGTGGCCTTCAAACCGATGCGGCAACTGGCCAAATACACGGGACAAATTGCCAAGGCTACCGCTTCGGGTGAACGAATTGTAGATTTACTGGATCAGGTGCCCGATGTG
This genomic interval carries:
- a CDS encoding glycosyltransferase, producing the protein MKTPKVCITTLEFPPDVGGVGESVHRIAQILFDLGYEVHVAVFHSKQRKDEGFRRSSCSTMIQDNVIVHRLEPANRSHQPIMQDYLSEVYFLLKKLHQEHQFDVFHAFFVNETGFLTTLLAQEHNVPVINSIRGSDLHKHVFNPKQHGQIAWTLENSAWVTFVSRDLQQRASLLAPGIRRKSSAFWNSIQPIDFRQLPTPFLVNQLRGTVIGTVGRFRDKKGLEFLFDACAKLKQQLEFTLLLVGDFADREREYWQQEVETSGIADRIVITGMLERQQALAFLPHMNIFTVPSLHDGCPNTLLEAMLAGQAIIGTNVDAIGEILEDGQDALVVNPGSSDELAEAIHWLARSPELRQQLGQAAKRKVLEQLSPTVEQAHWNAVYQRVLLPRLASVAIG
- a CDS encoding glycosyltransferase family protein, producing the protein MRLMVYSHDAFGLGNIRRMLAICQYLVQTVPDITILVVSGSPALHSLRLPSGVDYIKLPCVGRDQAGELTVKFLETEVQETIKLRSEIILAAATNFKPDLFLVDKKPDGLQGELKDTLAYVKANHPATKLVLLLRDILDCSDVTIQQWQRCNYYQLVEWLYDQVWVIGTRQIFDVCQEYAFPKVIADKVRFCGYIRRSSSGISRSTLRSQLGIQPQDAFVLVTAGGGGDGFELIEAYLMGLAEEKNYPGQLKSLIVSGPEMPLNQRQALLRLSTKHTNVQIREFTDDLINYMSAADLVVSMAGHNTISEILSLRKRAIVVPRVAPVAEQWIRAERMAKLGLFKVIHPQHLTAHRLIQTVLDELVAPDLTQSLQVDMQALPRILNYLSWLLSDHQTVACSFRSSFHSDQIPHLATADR
- a CDS encoding ABC transporter ATP-binding protein, with the protein product MAKPKSIKAALPGIGRILHKFAPQIRKQQALLCVSFIALVLETVMRLLEPWPLKFIFDQVILPQFESGAPAVEILANVQPMVLLTGLCVALVLIAGLRGATAYLSTVGLAIAATRIVTDVRANLYSHLQRLSLSFHSKAKSGDLITRVTYDVERLREVAVVAALPLFSNMLTVVGMIGVMFFLNWELALIAIAIGPLFLLSSVRMSRKIREVARVQRKREGAMAAVAAESMGAIKVVQALSLQTMLEQNFSTHNQKSLREAAQAQKLSAGLERTVEVLVAISTALVLWRGSLLVLRQAVTPGDLLVFTTYLKVAFKPMRQLAKYTGQIAKATASGERIVDLLDQVPDVQDLRGAKTAPDFRGAIRFERVSFFYETEHSTLHNINFKVQPGQHVALVGPSGGGKSTLVSLLLRFYDPQEGRILIDGHDLREYKLDSLRRQISIVLQDSVLFATTVRENIAYGCLGASDREVEAAAKLANAHDFILRLPQGYNTILGERGATLSGGQRQRIAIARAAIRKAPIVILDEPTTGLDNESERSVSEALDRLTQGCTTFLISHNLRATEHADQIFYIENGTILERGTHCELMQAGGSYANLYQLQAIDSVLSGGTDHAVA
- a CDS encoding glycosyltransferase, translated to MRSVANHTVMIGYLLKTYPKLSETFILNEILELERQGLRLHLFSLRSPSDSQCHPGVSQVKADVTYLPTLLPTFSWKDARSLLSAHLQLFWQHPLRYIRTLYFHGNRLEEKHWNEFWQGGYLALKMQQLDIDYLHVHFANIPAATAEIAKHFCGVPFSITAHAKDIYLSDSATLDRKFATAEFVLTCTNFNQQYLTKIANHNTSIHLAYHGLDLQQFALNESDVCVANLADMASDSLAASVPHLLSVGRFCEKKGFFYLLEACHWLKQQGYAFRCTIVGYGPLQPQIERFIQEHHLTHIVHLAGKLTQDQLITLYHQADLFVLPCIITEDGDRDGIPNVLLEAMAMQIPVISTRISGIAELVDSGRTGILVPQKDATALAAAIEQLLSQPELRKQLGQAGCTKVRQCFALDRNVEQVKNLLLQALQLSNTARLPKGLGGIGDLSQTLEEAIR
- a CDS encoding glycosyltransferase family protein yields the protein MKRLMFYCQHILGIGHLIRSTEIVRGLTNDFQVCFINGGEIVKGFEIPDKIELVNLPAIKTDTEFRELQVPTGFQTIDEVLEYRRDQLLTAFNRIQPDVLMIELFPFGRRRFSAELLPLLDRAKAHGTKIVCSLRDIVVTKQDQVRHEEKVCKLINRYFDLLLIHGDPAFIPLEASFSRTQDLNCNVHYTGYVVQQGVGIREQKIGNGKQAASTHLPTPLILTSVGGGRFGHDLLKCVAEASKVLETKIPHHIQLFTGPFAPDEVFEQLQTIAQHRHNLTVDRYTPNLLAYMQQADLSISMAGYNTTMNVLTTGVRSMLLPFTGNDDQEQTIRSQRLEQLGVVTLIRPSDLHPEAFADRIIECLQTSPTSMQFDLGGVKKTANLIRAIVHKQPVIV
- a CDS encoding sensor histidine kinase: MATPFNKPPKRIASPNLGRKFDWWHRFLGETRTRILLMYVVLMLVVAAASIPVFLFLLFNKVDERVRRDLNQEMQTFRSTYRQWEHEQRRDPAELQPFLEQYLMQQLPQDDNFLIAVVGDRVYRSNPMVLPAVLQPGSPLSQRWSNLGHPISGKYATTDSEIGNILYIAQPLVMQGRIQGAFVVAHTTVGERQEALDSVIVFAHVAVGVVLIASIIAWFAIAQLLTPVRQLVDTARSIGESDLSQRLPTIEGSGEMAELATTFNAMMSRLQDAFTSQRSFINDAGHELRTPITIIQGHLELMGDDPQEQQETLSIVMDELDRMSRIVNDLILLAKAERPDFLQLEILEVSAFVKEIFVKAQTLKSSSFDNRNWQLKCLGQGQMRGDRQRLTGAMLNLIQNAIQSTRPSDLIEIGASIGRREVQLWVRDTGEGIAPFDQERIFERFARASNRQRRSDGAGLGLAIVQAITEAHGGRVELVSQVGVGSTFTLVLPLEPPIARLF
- a CDS encoding glycosyltransferase family 2 protein, with the translated sequence MTNPQVTIVVSPRERFSYARESLESIYANTTIPFRLVYVDGGSPAYVKEYLQEQSRLRNFHLIRTEHYLSPNKARNLGLKEVDTEYVLFIDNDVHVSPNWLDFLLECASETQADVICPLTCIGQPLHQKIHLAGGEARIVLEVKGEKKRRRVHEKHYFVNRSVAEVQDQLQRQPCEFAEFHCMLVRSSIFEKTGPLDEALLSTREHIDFCLSVAQAGGTVYCEPASVVTYVPDVVFRWSDLSYFMLRWSDAWEMQSLQHFRDKWDLKKDRYFKKRYGRLGHRRHQAFLKPLMKKLTFGQSVPWLESLLIFLERQLNHLITDRYAHKYPQLVSVHPQTTVTAPKTLVASSR